The Silurus meridionalis isolate SWU-2019-XX chromosome 6, ASM1480568v1, whole genome shotgun sequence genome contains the following window.
GTCCCCACTCTATTTCTAGCTGTGTTAAGTGAAGCCAGCCGGGTCCACTGATTGGTCATGGGGTTGTAGCAGGACAGCGTTGCAGAGTCTGTATTGCTCTGCAGTGAGAGGTTTCGACCCCCCACAGTGTAAAAGAGTCCAAATAGTACAGATGCCCCCAAGCCACTGCAGGGTTGCTCCATCGGTGCCAGTTTCAGCCAGGTGTTGTTTCGTGGGTCAAAGGCCTCCATGGAGTCTAACGAGTGCTGCTTGTAACCTCCAGACACGTAGATTAACTTAGTGCCTCGGTATGGAGTAGGGGGCAGGTACTTGCGGAGGGTCATATCGTGGAAGATTTTGgagagaaagtctttgcaggaGTTGGCCTTGCTCAAGATGGGGCATGACTGCAGTTGCCTCTTAAGGAACTTGGCAGGCAAGGCATAGATATGaacagcatttagcagagcATGGAAGTATTGAGAGCGAGCCTCTGCATCCCAACGCACCCAGTCAATGCAGGCTTTGTAGACTTCAGTCTCACACAGAACCTTCAGACTGTCTTGACTGATCAGCTCTGACAGTTGGCAGTGTGTCAGGCTGAAGAACTCTTCTTCTTTGGTCACCTGGGAGAAAGAGCTTAGATGTGTCTCGGTTTACCACAGATACCAAACAATTGTGAAAATCAGGAAAATTCTTGCAATGTATAGAAGCATATACCTCACTGAAGTGACTGTTGATATACTCTCGACAACGTTGATGCAGCTCAACACAGCCAATCTCCTCTGCAAATCGGGCAATTCCAATAACGTTTGAGGGCTCTAGGTTCTTGATCAGGAAGTCACAGCATGCTTTTGCCACGTCCTCCATTTGGAAGCGCATGGCAGCCAACAGGACATGCAGCACACACTTTTCCCCTACTGTGATGCGAGAGGTATATGCATAGTCCACTAGCCTGCTGATCACCTGAGGGCAAACATCCTTGAGAGTCACCTCTGAGGCCTGGCACTCCTTGAAGTTGCTGGTAAACATGGCTTTAAAGTATGGGCTGCAGGCTGCCAGAACCAGTTTGTGGACCTGGAAAATATAGACCCACGTCTGTGACAGGCATAACAAGATCAAAGTGGACAAATAAAAGATGACCCAAACATGACCCTCCCAGTTTCAAGACTCATGCATGTTCTGCCTAAATGCTTAGCAAACTTGGCTGGTGGTAAATCTGCTAATGAATGTGTGCCATGCTAGTCCTactaatgtataatatataaacgcAAAAAGCAATAGCTTAGAAAGAAACCAGCTAATGATATATATACTTCCCATCAAGTATTACAGTTTTGAAGTTTACATATATTATACCTTACAAATTAATGATGACTAGGAGCAACTACCCTTAGTAAATTAGATAATTtaggcaaaatattttttcatttagtaATACTAAGAACCCTACACATCAAACTTTACAGAACAAGTTGTGCCCTTTTAGAGCACTGCTACCCTAAGATAAACTGTGCTGACTTAGGCTGATATCTTATCATGCTGACTCTCATCTTTCCTGTGGACTTACCCCTCACAACTCTCACCTTGAAATCCACTATCGTATCTTTGTACGTCACTCGAAGTACCAGGTCACAGAGCAGTCCGTGTTGCCGCAACTCATCGATGAATTGAAGAGCTCTGGAAGGGTAACTCTCAATGGTGTAGTCCAGATAGCCATGGCCTTTCATTGAAGGCACCACGATGGCTGAGAAATCTTCATCTTTGGTAGGCCTCTTCTTTCTTGGACATATCATTCTCCAAGCCTGGGTTGTAATTCGGTTTTACAGGATATAGGGTCTAGAGTCTAAAGAGGCAAAATAGTCTAGATCCAACCACGTGTCATGAAATAATACAGACACAATTGGTAGTCATTGGGAGATAGGAAGccattctttttttgtctgaCTCGAAATCCATCATGACTGGGGTCTCTCTCAGACCAAATAGGCATTGTTTAACGATCCAGACCAAATACTGTGTGAATATCACAAAGAtaccaagaaaaaaaactcaaaagggCATCAAAAGAACTAGATGTCACATATACTAAATCCGCAAAAAGTCTTCTTGGTTTTGGCTCATTTTCTTTAAGTGTGGTTCTGTGATGTTATGCCCTCTGATTAGGTGTGCtgaaacagaaagaagaaaaaaaaatagcaagaaATTTACCAGTTTGCAATGTCTCCAAATTGGCAAGTTAAATTAGACATGGTGACTTGCCTCACAGATGATCTATAAAGAACTGCACAAAGATCTTTTTTATGCTTGAGTAGAGCCCAAATGGCctacaaattgtgaatgcaAATAGCTACATATACTTTGCTGAATCATCTTTCacttcctttttcctttctaaGTATCAAAGCCTTCCAAAAAGCCACCCCACcccctcaaaaaaaaagaaagaaaaacaccacTATTAACCTTGCAATGAATACCAAAGTTGTCATGGCTGCATGTCATTTTTAATTAGCAGTAATTTGATTTGTTCTACTGGGTTGCAGAACTTATTTGCAGAACATCAGGGCTGAAGAGACTTTGCATCCCGTGTTATTGCACTTGGAATGTTTGGTTGAGCAATATTTGCCTTGAAGCAGGCTTATCATGAGACAAGGCCACTCGCCGTaggtttaatgtaaaaaatctcGGTGTCACATGTGCATAAAGTTAAAAAGCAACATTGATACGTGAAGAATAGCAGGGCGTGCGCAAAGTTGGATTATTATTAACTACCTGCCGGTCACCTTAATACTGTGGTAATGTTCTAGAAAATTATCACAATATACTGATTATTGAAATCTAGTCAAGCCACAACAGATctttatgtatgtaatgtatatatattagaggAAAAGTGGAAAAACACTATAGGGTCAGATGTTTGTGCACCCTGtaccatacatacattttaagcatcccattccagatttacTCTACCCTTTGTCAAATAattatctccactcttctgggaaggctttctaGATCTTGAAGTATGACTGTTGAGAATTCTGTTCATTCAACCACAACAGGTTTGGCACTGATGTCTGGTGAGAAGGCCAGGGGAGCAATCAGTATTCCGATTGTTCCCAAAAGCATTCATTCAGGTGAAGGTCAGGCAAACCACGTCTTcaaggtacacaattgtactcAAGAGCACCGGAACAGGCCTCTTAGTTTGATCAAAAGGGAATTGTAATACTTCAGCACacactatacaattgtgtgcttcaacattgtggcaacagtttgcaAAAGGGCCAGTTTCCCCAAACCTTTAGCCTTAAAGTGTGATATTTAAAACAGAGACACATAGAgatcaaattaaaagaagacaAATAAGCTTGAACTTGAATTATCCATCCTCACTGAGCATgacaataaaacattatactaatataaacaatagtttgtagacacatgaccataagattcacatctccactcttcttggaagatgtttcactagattgtgCTTTTGGAAATTTGtgattcatttagccacaagggttatagtaatgtcaggtactgatataggtgatgtgagaaggcctggggtgcagtcagcattgcaattcatcccacaggtgtttaacagggttgaggtcaaagctctatagaaggccactcaaaatctttcactccaaataaaagcatatcttcatagagctgactTTGTGGACAGctgcattgtcatgatggaacaggtttgggtcttcctAGTTCTCCtattttggtgaagaaccacatatggtggaaaagtcagatgtcccaatataTACTTTTGTCCAGATATTTTACCCCCAATGCCAGcaataactgattaatcaagtAACTATGCTGAAGAGCATCATCGATGACTCAGAAGACCTGCGCGATTCTCTGCAAGAACCAGTCATTATGGAATTAGGTGTGCACGGTTCTTTTAGTATTTAAGGAAAGGTTCGGACATTGCTTCAACATCTTGTGTTTGAAACCGAGAACGTTTTAAAACACTTCTTTACCATGgggtttaatttatttacaagtTGACCTGATAACAAGCCAGCAAAGAATACTATAATTCCGATATCTGCGACTCAGCATTATAAGCCTTTGTAATGCTCATGAATGAATCACTCATCCTCCTGGAAATGATGTCTAACTAGAAAGTTCTTAAGAAGTTAGTCATGATAGGAAAAAGTCCATCATGTGATTATGAGTTTTCAAGCAAATCACAAACTAAagcaatataaaagaaaaatcacaatttaaataaatcctTTGTACGATGTATACACAATATCGATACCAAAACTTTCCTAACCTACATCAGGTTGTCCAAAAATAATAGCACCCTCTTGGTCATGTAATGTGATTAGCTACTTTAAACGAATGAATCGTTCCGGGTACATTAGTAAGAAGGAATGAATAACTGTGCGAAACGGAAATTAAGATGGATTACGgtacttttgtgcttttttaaagatgtttttacAGAGACACCTATCCTTCAATTCGgtttaaaacagatttttgtGGCTGTTTTGtagttattcatttattacatatgCTTCCTGTTGTATTCCCCAAACTGGAGcattttttaagcatttcttatgtttgtttttgttttttcaagatCATGACAAATGAATAAAAGGCCATTTTGGAAGTATTTTCTATccaaatgtatacaaaaaatgCACCATATAAATATCAAATGTAATGTAAGTGGAATAAATCACTATTTTGGgattagacacacacaaaaaaagaaaagaaaagaaacaatcctactgttttatataaacatgtcAGGTAGGATTAGTTGTTCAAGCTAAAGTGCAAACCAGGCCTTAGTCAGCAAAAGGCATAGTGAGAAAGCCAGTGCAAACAAGTGCATgccaaagcaaacaaacatgcaaagaacccccactttttgttttgtaatgctTTTCAACACGAGACGCAAACAAACCTCAATGAACGTTATGCGCTCGTGCAAACACCTCACGTGCTATTTGGGCGTCTATATTTCATTAGAATATGatctctgttttttcttttttgcaatctttttttctgtacagGATTTTTGAAGCACTACACTATTGTCTATGCAATATAGAGTTCTTGAACTCACCATGATCCAGAAAAAAACTGATCTCTAGAGTTATTTCCATTCAGAGTCCAGAGGGTTTCTATGATCCAGAAGCACTAAAGTGTGAAGAACATCGTGAAGAAGTTCTCTTTTAATCCGGTCCTGGCAATGCTAAAACTTCCGGAAGTgaagccgtttttttttttttaacaccgcGACATAACAAGGAAACAAAATAGCCGAGCAAAACAAAGTGCGCgctctattttttttccacatccaGCTGTTTAGTGGCGTGCCATTGATCCGATCCACATCAGCATGACTGTGCAACTCGGCCGTGTTCAGCTGCGtcagcgcgcgcacacacactcacgcacgcgCGCTCTTCTGTTCGTCCTTCCTCCAGCACCATCTCCACagcctcctcctccaccaccaccaccaccaccactatacAAAACCCGGAAGTAAAGCTTTAACATTGACAActttaaagtaaatgtttttttcagttttgggAACAAATTAGGATCCAAATGCGAATCCGAGCCTAATTCTGGACTTTATTTTAGGATCATTCCGAATACCCGTGCAGAATACCTATCCAGAATAACTCCGGGATCCCTAGATGAGTGCACTAAGTGGACCAAAATAAGAGCTTCTGTTCACTACCTAGTGCAACAAGCAGACTTTTTGGACTTGTCCCACCAGGGGCGTCAAGCGTTTGAAACTGGGTGCGGTTGAAGTTTTCCTAGGTAATGTGTCATGCATATAAATATCTATTTGTTCATGTCAAAGCAAGCCTTCACAAGAAGAGTCTGAGCATGCAAATGGAAGCTATGATCtcaaattgaaatgaaataaaccTCCAAGTGTAACAAAACAACAAGTGACACGGGTGCACCTGCATCGCTCAGGTTAGGTTGGTGGTTGTTCGGATATACTAATACCGGTTAGAGAAGATTCCCCCATGAGAAACCGAACCTAATCAAACCCCCTTTTTGCCATTGGATGTGGTGCGGTGCTTCACGGTATGGTTGTTAGATTCCATCAGCCTCCGTGGTACATTCTCTGACTGCTTGGAATTACAGTACCAGTGCAACCTGTAGACCTTCTTTAAGTTAGTGGAGTTGGGTGAACATGACAATCACGCCGAAATCTCATCAGTTTTTTTCACGTCGCTCATTTTACCAAAAAGAACTCTCGAAGAAAAATCCCTCGAATGACTTGTTATTCTTCAAAAAGTGATCCGCCGTCCTGTGTTAAAACCGCCTGCTTATTATTTTAGAAGGTCCACTTTGTGGCGCCAAAAACAGCTCAGACCCTCTTGACGAGACCTCTCCAAGTTGCAAAGGTGGTGCCTCCATGCAAAAGGCTTGTTTGTACACCACATTAAACCAGAAAATTAGGAAATCAAGTAAACACCAATTTCAAACAATCTTTTGAAGTGGCAGTCCATGGTGTATTATCCTGCTTCCATTAGGAAATAGCGCCAACATTAAGGGATGTGGAGTggttgcccatttttcctgcttccaacacatcaacttcaaGAACTTGCTGCCTTATACAACCCACCCATATGCCAGATTCTAATGTAACAAACTAATTTATGTAGTTTATTTCTCCAGGCAGTGGTTGTAATattatggctgattggtgtattGGTTGTAGGTTGCCCAATATACCAGAATCCCAAATGCAATtggattattataaaaaaaaaaaaagaaaactcccTCAACTTGATAGAACTTGACAGATCCCTATTTGGGGCGCCTAGATGGTGTTCTGACCTCAGAGTTCAGAAAGTTGTATGGTGGTAATTGGAATTGAAGTCTGGTGGAAAGTTCCCACAGCTTGAAAATCATTATTATGATTGTCCTAAAGAGTTGGTTTGAACGTATAGGGGTAACTGCATGTAGAAAACCATATATCACACCAAAGGAAACCAGATGTGGAAACAATCTACAGATTGACTGGGTAATAAGAGCCCCTCTTAGCCTTCAGGGactaataaaagtaaatataccGCTCTTGGGAAAGCCCTTGTCTCCTTTCAGGGTGTAGCGTCAGTGTTTCGACTTGTCAGAGTTTACAGTCCACACATTGAAAGCGCACTGAGTCAGAGTGCATTCATAGAAAGGGACGGGTTTATCATAGGGCACATTGTGTATATGATGACACATAGTGTCTACTGGAATAGCCGCGCACAATGGTACGCCGCTTATGAAATTGAAACCCAAACCCTCATCTGGCCGATCTCTATCAGGTATGAAATGTCAACgtgtttggaaaagaaaaaaaacaccacgcGTTCAGATAAAAGATGTCATTACAGCTTGTCAGCCACTGAATTCATTCATTGCATTACAAATGCATGCAACAATTcaagacccttttttttttactgaacatCCGGTATGTTTCTTGGAAGAACTTTCCTTATTACTCGCTGGGGTTCCACCCAGCCCTCAGACCCTGCCTCGTGTGGTTTTGGCGAGGGCTGTTTTTGTTGATTTCTGCCTTGTCACGGTCGCGAGGAACTTGAAGAGGATCATTGTTTTTTGCATCGCAATCCTGAGGCATCTGGAAAGGGCAGGactccaaaacaaaacaaaaagaatgtaGCGATAGAGAAACAAAGTAAACAGACAAACATTGGATGATTCTAAGCACACTTAAGACACACCCCACAGACAAGGCAAGTGGATGATCCACTTTGTTTAATGAGATAAGAACAAAACAAGATCTCGGATCTCGCCTTGTCAAACCCTGTGGTATTATGTAATCGATCGAATGCAATGTTGTATAGACGGCATACCGTGCATAGCATGTGTGCAGGTCTGTTCTTGCCGCTCTGTCACGCTCCTTGGTGAAAACGTGACACTGCGGTATTACAATGCAAAAGCGTCAGTGTTGTCTTTTCGCAGCCTGCCTGAGTCTTAGTCCCCATTTTAAAAGTGTTCAATCATCTGCATGTTAATGGTTCACCGAGTTCCTGGAAGCCCTGAAATGTTTAATTCTCCCTCCAAGCGCTGAGATGAATGGTGATGCCAGCTGGGGGTAATTCACTATGCTCCTGCTGCCCTCTAACGGCAATGAGTTGTTGTCTGCGTGGCCATGTTTTCTCAGAGGATTACAgccattattaatataattcttcCGTTACATTTGAAAACCAAATCACTTTTTGGATGCAGATCAGTTGGCTCAGTTGGCTCTCACAACTACGTATCTGGTATAGAGTAGTCCCATTCCATTGTGGCTAAATAAAATACTGATAAATGATACTTTAGTCAAAGGTGATATGTCACAAGTGGAATGTAGGTACTTGAGTAGAAAACAAAGTCAAAAAGGTTTTGGCTGATGAAATGAAATAAGAGTATTCAGACCTCTTCATATTTTTCACATCGTTttgcaaaaatgctttacatgttttattttcagatcaGTTTACACTCCACCCCTTATAATGACACAGCAAAAAACAGATTTGTGACACTAAATTGACATATACACTAAATTTTTACCCTTTGCTGTGACAATTGCGAATTTAGCTCAGGTGCCCCTCATATCTCTGGATTGTCTTTGATATGCACCAATGTTTCATTGGAGTGCACCTGTGGCAAACTGAACTTGAATGGACATCATTTGGAAAAGCAGGCTCCCATCTATTTAAGGTATAACAGCAGAAACTGCagatcagagcaaaaaccaagcctTGAGTTCAGGTCAAAGGAACTGTCACcttgcagagctcagagacaagATTGTGTAGGAACAGATCTGAGGAAGGCAACGAAACAATGTCTGCTTTATTACAGGTTCCCAGGAGCACAGTGGCCTCTGTAATTCTTTAACGGAAGAAGATTGGAACAACCTTCAAAATTGAGCAATCAGGGGTGAAGGGGCTCAGTAtgagaggtgaccaagaacttTAAAGTCACTCTGGTCAAGGCTAAGTGTGGAGACTAAGAAACTTGCAAAAGGTCAGCCATCACTGAAACACTCCACTGATCTGGACTGGGCTTTTTGGCAGAGTGGCCAAATGGAAGGCTCTTCTCAGTGCAAGATTTTATGGTATAATCCGGGTTACAATGTAGACCccaatgtttgtgtttttttgtgctggttttgtaaatgtaatgcgtTTCATTTCACCTCAaccaaattgtaaataaaatatgtgcaATTGTGGTTAGATGCCCTTTCAATGTCGAGGtcatcaatttttttaataacaaaaatgcTTACGTTACATATGCATTAGCGGTGCCTAGCAAACGGCAACAAGGAACAGCTCGGCCGAAAACAAAGGAGGAAGTTAGCTTGGTGAATCCCCGGACAGCATATCTacagaataataaatgtgtgaCGTTTTGAAgatttcctgtttagacaataGCACTATGGAACAATAgagaacaaagaaagaaagttaatGCGTAGCCTGGTGTCAAAGTACGCCATGTTAGGGAAATGTAAAATAGCAACACGTTCATagacaaatgacaaaaatgcCTTTACAAATGGTGGAGTATCgtacttttttatttgccaTTTACAGGTACAGGTTAGTAGAACATTTGTGAATCATGTTAGGTCTTGTTATTCTTATATAAGGCAcctataaacagtcattctcGAACCAATCTCTCTATTATCCCCCTTATTTTATTGAAATCAAATGTTCTTATTGAACATTTGAACATACCTGTACTTCATAACTATGCTGAAAATGGAGACTCCGTACAtaaacatctccacatcattaACTGTAAGTTAAATAACaagatctttctttttctttttattatttagtctTAAAGTATGTAACTCATCCAAAGTGCTTGTACTAGCTGTTACTATTGTAAAGGTAACAttaggacataaaaaaaatggttacaTAAGGAATCAAGACCTTTGGACCATTCAGATTTGGACCATGTAACAACAGCATAACATGCCAATGTAACATGACGCAACAGAACATATAACATGTAACATGTAACATATAATTTAACATCCCATATCAATGTAACATAAGGTCAAATATAATGTAACATCACACAAATTAATGTAAccttaatgtataataatataataataatgtaacagTGTAACAAGATATGATGCAACATACTGTATAACAGTGTAAAATATAACAATGTAATGAATGACATAATGAATTGTAACACTACACAGTGTAATGTAACAACAGCATAACATAACACAATGTAACATGATGCAACAGAACATAGCATATTGTAACTTAAGGTAAAATGACATAGGCAAATGTAACATATAATTTAACACACCATGCCAATGTAACATAAGGTCAAATATAATGTAACATCACACAAAGTAATGTAACCTTATACAacttaatgtaatataatgaaGCAGCGCATAATACAAGATATAACAATGTAACTTAACATGATGTAATGGAACATTATGAAGCATAATGTAACAGTGTAACATAACATGGTGCATCAAATAACAATGTAAAACAACAAAGTAATATAACTATGTAACCTCACACAGCATAATGCAATGCAATGTTTAA
Protein-coding sequences here:
- the keap1a gene encoding kelch-like ECH-associated protein 1A, whose translation is MICPRKKRPTKDEDFSAIVVPSMKGHGYLDYTIESYPSRALQFIDELRQHGLLCDLVLRVTYKDTIVDFKVHKLVLAACSPYFKAMFTSNFKECQASEVTLKDVCPQVISRLVDYAYTSRITVGEKCVLHVLLAAMRFQMEDVAKACCDFLIKNLEPSNVIGIARFAEEIGCVELHQRCREYINSHFSEVTKEEEFFSLTHCQLSELISQDSLKVLCETEVYKACIDWVRWDAEARSQYFHALLNAVHIYALPAKFLKRQLQSCPILSKANSCKDFLSKIFHDMTLRKYLPPTPYRGTKLIYVSGGYKQHSLDSMEAFDPRNNTWLKLAPMEQPCSGLGASVLFGLFYTVGGRNLSLQSNTDSATLSCYNPMTNQWTRLASLNTARNRVGTGELDGSIYAFGGSYGSTHHNTVERYDPETNRWTYVAPMSVARLGAGVAACGGALYVVGGFDGQNRWRTVERYQPDTNTWHHVAPMHTARSGLGVVSIDSYLYAVGGYDGQRQLNTMERYNVARDVWEPLASMVHSRSAHGITVYHDKIFVFGGFNQSGFLSSVESYCPGSNQWTYVTDMPVGRSGMGVGVTMEPCPGCLPEEEDDE